The bacterium genome includes a region encoding these proteins:
- a CDS encoding glycosyltransferase family 39 protein, whose translation MAESQTSLLSSGEFPIRPGKIARFEWFLLAGILLVAAVLRLYDPDLSYLSIHTTRDLYRSQLLLRGIEFPLLGSELQYGGRAFGPIMYIISAIPMAFSTSPLGLAIMIGIVNTILLGIVWWFVRRYFGVWPALWTTAVYAAFPLEIAQLRYNWNPCFLPLMSTAALMALFALTIGRKRWHLVTVVLFISLAFQFHFSALHLLVPTIAAIALAKPGIRWKPLAASGALILVLFSPLIIHEITAQEKTVEELVEAPVSGRGALERWSFNPNGPRNFLYHLQLDMYERSALGFEYLSIVPYIGDTWIGPRKMLLAKVINAYGKIQLVFWLAGMGLLGSWIVRYWRMGKESRTDSDRNRMLAGLIMILWQLTPPLALAFFNFHGKAGEPPALIPIRYYVVSYPLPFMTSGLGIVWLAGLGMQWGRALLSRRVVFVLAAGMVASHVVFDILYIQVLERSGRMSVYTRPNCVPNTRTVLAVKDILLGEAGLDRDAYFEHTHTQYFADLFFGETSLDWVISQDTRAWTNPAPDPHLRWLLHSPYFEAPKNIDSPVPEIPEGGTETRRWGIGDTGVSIVEYRVEDPSTPIPDNLWMRNLYFRDMCMLYLGGDKEVRALSRERLAGRCSADSEM comes from the coding sequence ATGGCCGAATCCCAGACATCACTATTGAGCTCAGGCGAATTTCCCATTCGTCCCGGCAAGATCGCACGGTTCGAATGGTTCCTCCTGGCGGGGATTCTCCTCGTGGCGGCCGTGCTGCGGCTTTACGATCCGGACCTCAGCTATCTCTCCATTCACACCACCCGAGACCTGTACCGCTCGCAGCTTCTGCTGCGCGGGATCGAGTTCCCCCTGCTCGGCAGCGAGCTGCAGTACGGCGGCCGAGCCTTCGGGCCGATCATGTATATCATCTCGGCGATCCCGATGGCGTTCAGCACCAGCCCGCTGGGGCTCGCGATCATGATCGGGATCGTGAATACGATTCTGCTGGGGATCGTGTGGTGGTTTGTCCGGCGTTACTTCGGCGTATGGCCGGCCCTGTGGACGACGGCCGTTTATGCGGCGTTTCCGCTGGAGATCGCCCAGCTTCGCTACAATTGGAACCCTTGCTTCCTGCCGTTGATGTCGACGGCGGCGCTGATGGCATTGTTCGCGCTGACGATCGGGCGAAAGCGCTGGCACCTGGTGACGGTGGTGCTCTTCATCAGTCTCGCGTTTCAGTTCCACTTCTCCGCGTTGCACCTGCTTGTGCCGACGATTGCGGCGATTGCACTGGCGAAGCCCGGCATTCGCTGGAAACCCCTCGCGGCGTCCGGAGCCCTGATCCTCGTGCTCTTCTCACCGCTGATCATCCACGAGATCACCGCGCAGGAGAAGACCGTCGAGGAGTTAGTCGAGGCGCCCGTCAGCGGACGCGGCGCCCTTGAGCGTTGGTCCTTCAATCCGAACGGGCCGCGGAACTTCCTCTATCACCTGCAGCTCGACATGTACGAGCGCTCCGCCCTTGGCTTCGAGTATCTCTCGATCGTTCCGTACATTGGCGACACTTGGATCGGGCCGCGGAAGATGCTGCTCGCGAAGGTTATCAATGCGTACGGCAAGATCCAGTTGGTCTTCTGGTTGGCCGGAATGGGGCTGTTGGGAAGTTGGATCGTGCGCTATTGGCGTATGGGCAAAGAGAGCCGCACCGACAGCGATCGGAATCGCATGCTCGCAGGCCTGATCATGATCTTGTGGCAACTGACGCCGCCACTGGCGCTTGCCTTCTTCAACTTCCACGGCAAAGCAGGGGAACCGCCGGCCCTGATTCCCATCCGCTACTATGTTGTTTCGTATCCCCTTCCCTTTATGACTTCGGGCCTTGGGATCGTGTGGCTGGCAGGGCTGGGGATGCAGTGGGGGAGAGCCCTCCTGAGCCGACGCGTTGTCTTCGTGCTGGCGGCGGGCATGGTCGCATCGCACGTTGTGTTCGACATCCTCTATATACAAGTGCTGGAGCGCAGCGGCCGCATGAGCGTCTACACGCGACCCAACTGCGTCCCCAATACGCGCACCGTGCTTGCCGTGAAGGATATTCTGCTCGGAGAGGCAGGCTTGGATCGTGACGCCTACTTCGAACACACTCACACACAGTATTTTGCCGATCTCTTCTTCGGCGAAACCAGTCTTGATTGGGTGATCAGTCAGGACACACGGGCCTGGACGAATCCCGCGCCGGACCCGCATCTGCGATGGCTGCTGCACTCCCCTTACTTCGAAGCGCCAAAAAATATCGATTCGCCCGTTCCGGAAATTCCGGAAGGAGGGACGGAGACGCGTCGCTGGGGGATTGGCGACACTGGGGTCTCGATCGTGGAGTACCGCGTAGAGGACCCATCCACTCCGATCCCGGATAATCTCTGGATGAGAAATCTGTACTTCCGGGACATGTGCATGCTGTACCTTGGCGGGGACAAAGAAGTGAGAGCGCTTTCACGCGAGCGCCTGGCCGGGCGGTGCAGCGCCGACTCGGAGATGTAG